From a single Micromonas commoda chromosome 5, complete sequence genomic region:
- a CDS encoding small conductance mechanosensitive ion channel family (small-conductance mechanosensitive ion channel), translating into MRQLQGARRFVPLDHHFFDRLGIPAEVREKIMEVLDTENAGVLRREQIVRRFVEIYERRRDLAKSLASTTSVLATLERIILSALYFLLVFIVLGIFDQNIVEMWFTASSMLLAFVFMFGNSIKQLFESVIFIFVIHPFDVGDAVLIEGERHAIRNIGILTTETVKWNGQVIYYPNMSMSTKPLTNLTRMKKFTDEQTWVVDIATPAHVLEAMPLYFHKWAMDHAEDFHEITPRIYSHAHDPLKIKITLYYEYTFNGLPPSRSGNARDQLGLAMRKFLLDNNVVYRQQTLPVEIINGVNGRSSIVGGGGGGGGDGASRGGGRDASRGRSPSRGPSRRTSVSVQDAPSVFLDLATSGGGGSPAVKTTGMGAGAGAGTGAGIGSERMATRDDALLARASG; encoded by the coding sequence ATGCGACAGCTGCAGGGCGCCAGGCGCTTCGTCCCCCTCGACCATCACTTCTTCGATCGGCTCGGGATACCCGCGGAGGTCAGGGAGAAGATCATGGAGGTGTTGGACACGGAGAACGCGGGGGTTTTGCGGCGGGAGCAAATCGTGAGACGATTCGTGGAAATTtacgagcggcggcgcgacctCGCCAAATCCCTCGCGAGCACCACGAGCGTCCTCGCCACGCTCGAGCGCATCATCCTGTCCGCGCTGTACTTCCTCCTGGTGTTCATCGTGCTCGGGATATTCGATCAGAACATCGTGGAGATGTGGTTcacggcgtcctcgatgcTACTCGCGTTTGTGTTTATGTTTGGCAACAGCATCAAGCAGCTGTTCGAGTCGGTCATCTTCATCTTTGTCATTCACCcgttcgacgtcggcgacgccgtgctgATCGAAGGGGAGCGACACGCGATTCGTAACATCGGGATCCTCACCACGGAGACGGTCAAGTGGAACGGTCAGGTGATCTACTACCCCAACATGTCGATGAGCACCAAACCGCTGACAAACCTGACGCGGATGAAGAAGTTCACCGACGAGCAGACGTGGGTCGTCGACATAgcgacgccggcgcacgTCCTGGAGGCGATGCCGCTCTACTTCCACAAGTGGGCGATGGACCACGCCGAGGACTTCCACGAGATCACCCCGCGCATCTACTCTCACGCGCACGACCCGCTCAAGATCAAAATCACCCTCTACTACGAGTACACCTTCAACGGCTTACCGCCGTCTCGCTCGGGTAACGCGCGCGATCAGCTCGGCTTGGCGATGCGAAAGTTCCTGCTGGACAACAACGTCGTGTACAGACAGCAGACCCTGCCGGTGGAGATCATCAACGGCGTCAACGGGCGTtcgtccatcgtcggcggaggcggaggtggagggggcgacggcgcgtccaggggaggcgggcgggacgcgtcCAGGGGCAGGTCGCCGAGCCGaggtccctcgcgtcgcacgagCGTCTCCGTCCaggacgcgccgagcgtGTTTTTGGAcctggcgacgagcggcggcggcggttcacCCGCGGTCAAGACGACGGGCATgggagcgggcgcgggagcgggcaCGGGAGCGGGCATTGGGAGCGAGCGGATGGCGACgcgggacgacgccctcctcgcccgcgccagcgGCTGA
- a CDS encoding predicted protein produces the protein MSAKQVRRANVRSPLPKPPTHPSVGTDDVHANNRLPPHFPTPKAARVFLERSPYVSWRAQRPVFAHPAFNGVIHPDLPVWAGEPGIPEPAVGSDAATPRISRLAKTEVDILPDFHVQTVAASRCRSAAEARQRIAAASDAGASAILMVTGDAPDAARGARTTRSAWDSTKLLREAFAMRERGEVHEDVTLACVANPSLEGAARDPTARLRAKLDAGAEMVVTQPAQLAPAVHRAWWDAVRSESLHRECDVVFGVTYLASHRSVRRWQRLCGLSGDASSDATEEAEETARLWEEMERSMDATTFERWRDERLDLAVAAALADVDARGVHVMPVTEEGYAGVGRVADAIGALAARAR, from the coding sequence ATGTCCGCCAAGcaggtgcgccgcgcgaacgttCGATCCCCGCTCCCGAAACCGCCGACCCACCCGTCGGTCGGCACCGACGACGTTCACGCTAACAACCGATTGCCCCCGCATTTCCCAACCCCGAAGGCCGCGAGGGTGTTCCTGGAGCGTAGCCCGTACGTGTCGTGGCGAGCGCAGAGGCCGGTGTTCGCGCACCCCGCGTTCAACGGCGTGATCCACCCCGACCTGCCCGTCTGGGCCGGCGAACCCGGCAtccccgagcccgccgtcgggtcagacgcggcgacgccgaggataTCGCGACTCGCCAAGACGGAGGTGGACATCCTGCCGGATTTCCACGTCcagaccgtcgcggcgtcgaggtgcaggtccgccgcggaggcgaggcagcgcatcgccgcggcgtccgacgcgggcgccagcGCCATACTCAtggtcaccggcgacgcgcccgacgccgcgaggggggcCCGGACGACTCGCTCGGCGTGGGACTCGACAAAGTTGCTGAGGGAAGCGTTCGCCATGCGCGAACGGGGCGAGGTTCACGAGGACGTGACGCTGGCGTGCGTCGCCAACCCCtcgctcgagggcgccgccagGGACCCGACCGCGCGGTTGCGCGCCAAGctggacgccggcgccgagatGGTGGTGACTCAAcccgcacagctggcgccggCCGTGCACCGCGCGTGGTGGGACGCGGTGCGATCGGAATCGCTCCATCGCGAGTGCGACGTCGTCTTTGGCGTGACGTACCTCGCGAGTCACCGATCGGTTCGGCGTTGGCAGAGGCTCTGCGGCTTGTCGGGCGATGCGAGtagcgacgcgacggaggaggcggaggagaccgCGCGGTTGTGGGAGGAGATGGAGCGGAgcatggacgcgacgacgtttGAAAgatggcgcgacgagcggttggatctcgccgtcgccgccgccctcgccgacgtcgacgcgaggggcgtgCACGTGATGCCGGTGACGGAGGAAGGGTACGCGGGGGTGGGACGggtcgcggacgccatcggggcgctggcggcgcgggcccggTGA
- a CDS encoding predicted protein: MGLFAEICGGWTYRKTLWWGWIWNALIAFLFTVCGIVVAQKLNKLDWVTNAATGEVDETSEKLVGGLVANISWGIVLNALFLIFSLVVLLRKVRPHHRENPRRVQSRRGKRDNENRGPRERARPLPVLTPRALPFPRPTTTQTIAKTGAGFSYGIIVGSAIHLFFAQCEVAIALDAHDKWLKQSLADSTVWASQDNNTYRGVYVLGFLSSISYLVFAVIMIVCMKAVMKDSSEPYTEFRDRYGVSSDRGARPSQGP; encoded by the coding sequence ATGGGACTCTTCGCCGAGATCTGCGGCGGGTGGACCTACCGCAAGACCCTCTGGTGGGGCTGGATATGgaacgcgctcatcgcgttCCTCTTCACCGTCtgcggcatcgtcgtcgcgcagaAGCTGAACAAGCTGGACTGGGTCACCAACGCTGCGAccggcgaggttgacgagaCGAGCGAGAAGCTCGtgggcgggctcgtcgccaACATCTCGTGGGGCATCGTCCTCAACGCCCTGTTCCTCATCTtctcgctcgtcgtcctcctccgcaaGGTGCGTCCCCACCACCGCGAAAACCCGCGCAGGGTTCAATCGCGCCGGGGTAAAAGGGACAACGAAAACCGAggccctcgcgagcgcgcccgccccctTCCGGTTctgaccccgcgcgcccttcCTTTCCCCCGTCCAACCACGACGCAGACGATCGCCaagacgggcgcgggattCAGCTACGGCATCATCGTCGGCAGCGCCATCCACCTGTTCTTCGCGCAGTGCGAGGTGGCCATCGCGCTGGACGCCCACGACAAGTGGCTGAAGCAGTCGCTCGCCGACTCGACGGTTTGGGCGTCGCAGGACAACAACACCTACCGGGGCGTGTACGTGCTCGGGTTCCTCTCGTCCATCTCCTACCTCGTCTTCGCCGTCATCATGATCGTGTGCATGAAGGCGGTGATGAAGGACAGCTCGGAGCCCTACACCGAGTTCAGGGACAGGTACGGGGTGTCCAGCgaccgaggcgctcggccgTCGCAGGGGCCGTGA
- a CDS encoding predicted protein has product MSSSRDSPVKTPKSILSRQNSSANLGGSGSPTDMQIALLSQKVKDGSRGSVRVACAVRAVGGGNILQEPLAPYLAGGEEMRALLANRARREDARVVENVAVRHRAIDDVILRHCAPEDGIRQVVSINGGLDTRAYRLNLPDVAWFDVDLFDVLELKKKMLEKAPEALKHYASPRVASVTNVGMDVLSDAPRYLKLELEKHGVDFTAPVLYVFEACLYNFSAADARELTRSLPRTRGSVLVGTHLQRGMLRWVRDPRHQADAPYLAELAHHWRSSLEDVAKAGAFRGWRVRNVKSLTSHAHGYGYRVPPNLWKKGEEVVFELHRGRCRASSREKAEKGLFRLTRFWRRPQPRGPLGPPATASRRDSRGLRTPDARTSVGGWIGVAARVGALTLAGIVGHRRGGDVAVFAEKTVERCAAAARLAKSRYVDPCAEFAMDTCVKGLGATRRGAARAREGVAHVRRTHVDPRLPERYRLPRKDAASGKGKRLKKGW; this is encoded by the coding sequence atgtcgtcgtcgcgagacTCTCCCGTTAAGACGCCCAAGAGCATCCTCTCGCGGCAAAACTCCTCTGCCAACCTCGGCGGTTCGGGCTCCCCCACGGACATGCAGATTGCGCTGCTGTCCCAGAAGGTCAAAGACGGCTCGAGAGGCagcgtgcgcgtcgcgtgcgccgtccgcgccgtcggaggaggcAACATCCTGCAggagcccctcgcgccgtatctcgcgggcggcgaggagatgcgcgcgctcctcgccaaccgcgcccgccgcgaggacgcccgcGTGGTGGAGAACGTCGCCGTGCGGCACAGggccatcgacgacgtcatcctcCGCCACTGCGCCCCGGAAGACGGCATCCGGCAGGTGGTCAGCATCAACGGTGGTCTCGACACCAGAGCCTACCGTCTCAACCTCCCGGACGTGGCTTggttcgacgtcgacctcttcgacgtcctcgaactGAAGAAGAAGATGCTGGAGAAGGCCCCCGAGGCGTTGAAGCACTACGCGTCCCCACGGGTGGCGTCCGTCACGAACGTCGGCATGGACGTCCTGTCCGACGCCCCGCGATACCTCAAGCTCGAGCTGGAGAAGCACGGCGTGGATTTCACCGCACCGGTGCTCTACGTCTTCGAGGCGTGTTTGTACaacttctccgccgccgacgcccgcgagctgACGCGATCGCTGCCCAGAACGCGCGGGTCCGTGCTCGTGGGCACCCACCTCCAGCGCGGAATGCTCCGGTGGGTGCGGGACCCGAGGCATCAAGCCGACGCGCCGTACCTCGCCGAACTGGCTCACCACTGGAGGTCGTCCCtggaggacgtcgcgaaggCGGGCGCGTTTCGCGGGTGGCGCGTGCGCAACGTCAAGTCCCTCACCTCGCACGCGCACGGATACGGCTACCGCGTCCCGCCGAACCTGTGGAAaaagggcgaggaggtggtgtTCGAGCTGCACCGCGGGCGAtgccgggcgtcgtcgcgggaaAAGGCCGAAAAGGGTTTGTTCCGGTTGACGCGGTTCTGGCGCCGCCCGCAACCGCGGGGACCGCTCGgtccccccgcgacggcttcgaggcgcgactcgcgcggTCTGCGCACGCCggacgcgcgcacgtcggTGGGCGGTTggatcggcgtcgcggcgcgcgtcggggcgttGACGCTCGCGGGTATCGtcgggcatcgccgcggcggcgacgtcgcggtaTTCGCGGAGAAAACGGTCGAgcgatgcgcggcggcggcgcggttggCAAAGTCGCGGTACGTCGACCCGTGCGCGGAGTTTGCGATGGACACGTGCGTCAAAGGGttgggggcgacgaggagaggggcggcgagggcgcgcgagggcgtcgcgcacgtgCGCAGGACGCACGTCGACCCTCGGCTGCCGGAGAGATACAGGTTGCCGAGAAAGGATGCCGCGTCGGGCAAGGGCAAGAGACTGAAGAAGGGCTGGTGA